The DNA sequence ATCCTTGTCCGACGAAGACGGTAGTGAACTCGGTGATGAGTACTATTATGGGAAATCTTCTATCTCATCACTTCGAGGCGCTTTAATTGCTCTCCGTCAGCGGCGCCATCTCGTCGGAGTTCTCCGGGCACAGCTTGCTCGACGACATCGTTTCTCTGCTGATTATTTGAACCGAAAGAAGCGAATTCAGATCCAGATCCATAAGTGAATGGAACCGGAGCCTGAAGTATCGCTCTGAAACCCGACCCCTATCCCTCAACTACTTCGAAGACGAGGACGACAACGGCGGCGATTTAGGCTCCGTGATCATCAAAAGCGATCGCAATCAACCATGAGGAGGTCACGTGACTAGGGAAGCAGAGCCGTGGATTGTGGCAGAGGAGGAGAGTCGTCGTTGACTGGGATGGTGATGAGGACTAGCGCCGGTGGCAAGTATGCAGGCCTCCGGCGACAGGCTCGGgaagcagaggagagagagagagaggtcgttGTTAGCgtgaaagaggagagagagtggcATGCTTTTAGTTTTATAATGAAAGTTTGTCTAAAATAGTCTTTAATGGGTGGGTAAGTGAGCGCAATAATCTCTtactggagtaagtgggcaatttttaggctcaaattgtgtaaatggtcaatATCCCTCAAATTTAAAGACAAAGCAACTGCCCAGacccaaaacaaaaccctagcagCCCAATACCAAGCCCAACCAAAACACCTAGGGTAAACCCTAGTTGAGAGTGCAGTCAAGCCGCTGCCGCCATACACCACTCGCCGGAGTACGTCGCCTGCACTACCACCACCATTGATAGCATCCTTCTAAAGGCCGCCACCCATACCAGCAAGCAGCCCGGACAGGAATGGACCCAATTATAACAGAGGATAACGAGTCCCACCACCATACTCAAAACCCAATTCCAGCCTGACATCCACCTCTGTCGGCAATGAAAAATCAAGAACACCACCGATCCCTTTGTCCTCCATAAGAATCGACCGATCCCACCCATGCTAGAGAGCGCCACCATCAAACGAAAAACCCAGTATCTCCAACGGCCTCAGACACCAAGCGCCGCCATTCATGTCACCCACGATCATACCTCTGTAGAGCCGGTCAAACACCAGATCACCTTTACCTCCCCCATCAGAAGCTTGAGAGAGAAAATTAGGTAGGTTTGGACGGAGAGGCCCGTCTTCACCACCACAGTTTGGACCACAGAAAGAGGCAAAGCCATCCTTCTAGATTGTAAGTACACGGCCTCCGCCAGCTGAGAAAGGAGGCGGAGGGGAAAACTCTCTTTCGAGAGGcagaaacattttttttaacttaatgGTTAGATTTTAGATTTTCAATATTTTAGAGCACTATAAGCGATTCtattaaaattttgtttgttaaCTATAATAACAAGCATAACAGATGAAATATTGAAAGTTCATGATATAACAAGTATAGCATAAATCCTTTTGTTTTCGTCTCCAATAAAAGTGATAGAGACAAAAACAAAGTGTGGGGAGATTATTATGATCTATCAAACTCTCATGACATGTTTACTTatgtgaaaaaaataataataatatttacattAAAAGATATCATTACACAATTTTCACGTGTTGCGTTATTGACAAAAAGGAAACGGAATGAAGTAAGAATATTCGGATTCATTTTTCCTTCATGTCAAATTTATACATATAGTGATATTTCTACAAACAAGAATGTAGAGGTCATTTTCAATAGCATGAAGCCAACCTTAAGACTCATGCATTAGGCAACACGACATTCACATTGGAAACCATACTATAAAGTTCCCTTTTGTAAACACCTAAAACAACGCTATCTCAAACAGTCCGACTCAAAGAGGGAGATGGTTCTCGCAACTAGGATTGTGCCAAGAAAAACAATAACATTCGTTGTGAAATTAGCTTTAAAAACCCGAGTAAAGCAACTAGGGCTGTTAGGAAAACTTGAATCTACATAAAACGTACGTTGTTGAAACGTTGCCTTCTCCAATCGCACTATCAACATTAACATATAACGAAAACTTAGCATGCATTATTCTCAAGTTTGCGAAGTGTGAGTCATCATTAGTTCTTGACTTGTGAGTTAAAGTCATCCAACCCTTGGGCCCCATGGTGATTAGGCCCACTGGGCCAACACGGCCCATTCACTTCACCCAAACTCCCTTTCATTGGTGCACCTACAGTCGCGCTAATCGTACTCTTGCAGAAGCAAAACGTTCTCTCTTTAGCGAAGCCATGGCCAATGAAGCTTTAACAGCACGAAACCCAGATGGGGTTCACACCGATGTGCTCTCTAGTGCAAGACAAGCATGCTATAAGGTCCTAATTACCCTTCTATGCATTCATTCacttgctttaattttaatttcataGCTGAAATTTTAAGGGTTCAATCTGAAATTTGATGGGTTCCGATCAGGCACGAGACGCATTCTATGCTTGTTTGGAGAAAGAATCAGATAAGAAACAGACTGAAATTGCGTCCAAGGGTCTGTTATACCCAGCACAGTGCAAACCCGCCAGGGATCAGTTCGTCAATAACTGCCGTGCTTCTTGGgtaaagcttcaatctttaggGTTTATGATCATTTTTGGCAATAGGGTCTGTGCCCATTTTTGATTGAAGCTTCAatctttagggtttgtgacCATTTTTGAGAATAGGGTTTATGACCCCATTAGGGTTTATGCCCCGTTTGTTTTACAttattggtttgttttgttttcaggtGAAGCATTTTGATGCGATGCACTGCAAGAACAGAAGTTTGAAGAGGCTTTTGGATGATAAAGAATCGAGGAGAGGTCCGTTGTCACTTCCACAACCTTACACTTTCAAGCCCCCCAGCACTAGTTAAACTGAGTTTCTGTGAGCTTTTTGGGTTTAATGGGTCGGCAATCAGAATGTCCTTACTCTTATTAGCTATCCTAGTCTTGTAGTAATTGTACATCTAAGTGTCTAAAACTTACTGGTGATGGATAGAGAATCGTATAAATAAAAGCTACGTTTGGTTTCAAATTCTAGTTTCATGGATGACCTGTTTATGCTTTAAGATTGCCGCATATGTTGGCATTACATTTCATAACATTGCTGTGTTGTTTAGTCATAACTTTAGGAATAGGTGGAAATTAAATTTCGGGGGGCGCCTTGTATAAAACTCGTGAGAGATTTTAGGAATAACTGAAGTTAGTGGAACCCTCACAGGGTTGCGTTTATTCATTTTGGCAGGGGTTTAAGGTGTTCACTTGGCCCCTCCAGGCGGAAGGAATCATCTGGGCCAGCTACTGGCTGCATGCTAAATTCATTATTCAGAGCAAGAGACGTATAACAGATTTAAGGCTTGAAGAGATGTTACTGTCATATCCAAATTACGTTGGAGTAAGAAACTGATTGGAAACAACAACAATTTTGATTTGATTAGATATGTTTCTTGTACAATTAATGgatgaaaacaaaattttgtCGTTGATGCActtcttttcttgtttggtTTGAGGGTTCTGGCAGATGTTAGAGATATCTAGGCAATTGCATAAAGGTACCATGTGTCCATGCTAGTGT is a window from the Rosa chinensis cultivar Old Blush chromosome 2, RchiOBHm-V2, whole genome shotgun sequence genome containing:
- the LOC112189546 gene encoding cytochrome c oxidase assembly factor 6 isoform X2: MANEALTARNPDGVHTDVLSSARQACYKARDAFYACLEKESDKKQTEIASKGLLYPAQCKPARDQFVNNCRASWVKHFDAMHCKNRSLKRLLDDKESRRGLRLFILAGV
- the LOC112189546 gene encoding cytochrome c oxidase assembly factor 6 isoform X3, whose translation is MANEALTARNPDGVHTDVLSSARQACYKARDAFYACLEKESDKKQTEIASKGLLYPAQCKPARDQFVNNCRASWVKHFDAMHCKNRSLKRLLDDKESRRGV
- the LOC112189546 gene encoding cytochrome c oxidase assembly factor 6 isoform X1, translating into MANEALTARNPDGVHTDVLSSARQACYKARDAFYACLEKESDKKQTEIASKGLLYPAQCKPARDQFVNNCRASWVKHFDAMHCKNRSLKRLLDDKESRRGPLSLPQPYTFKPPSTS